In Gulosibacter molinativorax, a single window of DNA contains:
- the speB gene encoding agmatinase, translated as MSAEYERFESGTVGPVDASMTPRFAGIATFARLPRLDEVEHPDIVIVGIPFDSGASYRPGARFGPAHVRESSRLLRPHNPATDSDPFAQAQVVDAGDIAVTPFDIATAVAEMERGTDALRADGARLVTIGGDHTIALPMLRSVAKQHGPVAVIHFDAHLDTWDTDFGAPITHSDPFRVASREGLIDRQASLHVGIRGPLFNRQDLRDDERLGFAIITSNEIADEGVPAAIARMRTRVGTRPVYLSVDIDVLDPAFAPGTGTPEAGGLASRELLRMLREFSALNLVGADVVEVAPAYDHAQITGIAAAHVVYEIVTALADQTAR; from the coding sequence ATGAGCGCGGAGTATGAGCGATTCGAATCGGGGACGGTCGGACCTGTTGACGCGAGCATGACTCCGCGATTCGCTGGTATCGCGACGTTCGCACGCCTCCCTCGGCTCGACGAGGTGGAGCACCCCGACATCGTGATCGTGGGCATCCCCTTCGATAGCGGCGCGAGTTACCGTCCCGGCGCGCGCTTCGGCCCCGCGCACGTGCGCGAGTCTTCGCGGCTACTTCGGCCGCACAACCCCGCCACCGACTCGGATCCGTTCGCCCAGGCCCAGGTGGTAGATGCGGGAGATATCGCCGTGACGCCATTCGATATCGCGACCGCGGTTGCCGAGATGGAGCGGGGTACGGATGCGCTCCGGGCGGACGGCGCGAGGCTCGTGACCATCGGTGGTGACCACACCATCGCGCTTCCGATGCTGCGATCGGTCGCGAAACAGCATGGCCCCGTCGCGGTCATCCACTTCGATGCCCACCTCGACACGTGGGACACCGACTTCGGTGCACCGATCACGCACAGCGATCCGTTCCGCGTTGCGTCTCGCGAGGGGCTCATCGATCGCCAGGCGAGCCTGCACGTCGGCATCCGCGGGCCGCTGTTCAACCGCCAGGACCTACGCGATGACGAACGGCTCGGTTTCGCGATCATCACGTCCAACGAGATTGCCGACGAGGGCGTACCCGCGGCAATCGCGCGGATGCGCACCAGGGTTGGCACGCGCCCGGTCTACCTTTCGGTGGACATCGATGTGCTCGATCCCGCCTTCGCGCCGGGCACCGGCACGCCAGAAGCTGGCGGCCTCGCGAGCCGCGAGCTGCTGCGGATGCTGCGGGAGTTTTCGGCGCTCAACCTCGTTGGGGCAGACGTCGTCGAGGTTGCCCCGGCGTATGACCACGCGCAGATCACGGGGATCGCCGCCGCGCACGTGGTCTACGAAATCGTCACTGCGCTCGCCGACCAAACCGCTCGGTGA
- a CDS encoding DUF4233 domain-containing protein yields MVKQRRYRTMTEQLGTILIAFEVIVVFLGALALFGLKVLPPMVALGGGAIFIVLFLAGIYALRKPWGVWYVLALQIALTLTGFIHGAMFLVGGLFLALWIYCQYQGGKIDAERAPVIEAYEREMAARKEAEERGTVAE; encoded by the coding sequence GTGGTGAAACAGCGCCGATACCGGACGATGACCGAGCAGCTCGGCACGATCCTCATCGCGTTCGAAGTCATCGTGGTGTTCCTCGGGGCGCTCGCGCTCTTCGGGCTCAAGGTGCTGCCGCCGATGGTGGCCCTGGGTGGGGGCGCGATCTTCATCGTGCTGTTCTTGGCGGGAATCTACGCGCTTCGCAAGCCGTGGGGCGTCTGGTACGTCCTCGCGCTGCAGATCGCGCTCACGTTGACGGGGTTCATCCACGGCGCGATGTTCCTCGTGGGCGGGCTCTTCCTCGCGCTCTGGATCTACTGCCAGTACCAGGGCGGCAAGATCGACGCGGAGCGCGCGCCGGTCATCGAGGCCTACGAGCGCGAGATGGCCGCGCGAAAGGAAGCAGAGGAGCGCGGCACGGTCGCCGAGTAG